The Serratia rhizosphaerae genome has a segment encoding these proteins:
- a CDS encoding helix-turn-helix domain-containing protein, which translates to MSKILSEIHQEVQGLHQTGFVDDVTMRTFDMLCLHPVKHYSPADIRALRERENVSQPVFALHLNVSKKAVQKWERGEAKPNSAAMKLLSLVERSGLAILA; encoded by the coding sequence ATGAGCAAAATTCTGTCTGAGATCCACCAGGAAGTGCAGGGACTGCACCAAACGGGCTTCGTCGACGATGTGACAATGCGCACCTTCGATATGCTCTGTTTACACCCGGTTAAACACTACTCGCCCGCCGACATCCGCGCCCTGCGTGAACGTGAAAACGTCAGCCAGCCGGTGTTCGCCCTGCACCTCAACGTCAGTAAAAAAGCGGTGCAAAAGTGGGAGCGCGGCGAGGCAAAACCCAACTCCGCGGCGATGAAGCTGCTGTCGCTGGTTGAACGCAGCGGACTGGCGATCCTCGCCTGA
- a CDS encoding type II toxin-antitoxin system RelE/ParE family toxin, translating to MTDIYLTKTFQAFAAREGISDATVIKAAREIRHENYEASLGGCVYKKRVARHGGGKRGDYRLLIAFREENRLFFMRGFAKSERENLSRDELAALKCLAALYLDFSPYRLYQLVNNKELKRLCDEQNSV from the coding sequence ATGACGGATATCTACCTGACCAAAACGTTTCAGGCTTTTGCCGCGCGTGAAGGCATCAGCGACGCCACCGTGATCAAAGCCGCCAGAGAAATACGGCATGAAAACTACGAGGCCAGCCTCGGCGGCTGCGTGTACAAAAAACGGGTCGCGAGACACGGTGGGGGAAAACGCGGCGACTACCGCCTGTTGATCGCCTTCCGTGAGGAGAACCGGCTGTTTTTTATGCGCGGGTTCGCCAAAAGCGAGCGGGAGAACCTGAGCCGCGACGAACTGGCTGCATTAAAATGCCTGGCGGCCCTGTATCTGGATTTCTCGCCTTATAGGCTTTATCAGTTGGTTAACAACAAGGAATTAAAGAGGCTGTGTGATGAGCAAAATTCTGTCTGA
- a CDS encoding flagella synthesis protein FlgN has protein sequence MESLTLQLDKLLATLSELESTLAEEHALLCASRLPGPTLQRVTDDKSQLLATVNHLEQQRQQLENSGGLKAPYAGHDALTARWRQVQQLSQQLREKNQHNGLLLSRHIDHNAQALAVLNKQNKTLYGPDGQSRAGSLLGRKIGV, from the coding sequence ATGGAAAGCCTGACCCTGCAGCTGGACAAGCTGCTGGCAACGCTCAGCGAGCTGGAGAGTACGCTGGCGGAAGAACACGCCCTGTTGTGCGCCAGTCGCTTGCCAGGGCCGACGCTGCAGCGCGTCACCGATGACAAAAGCCAGCTGCTGGCGACGGTCAATCATCTGGAGCAGCAGCGACAGCAGTTGGAAAATAGCGGCGGCCTGAAAGCGCCCTATGCCGGCCACGACGCGCTGACGGCACGCTGGCGGCAGGTGCAGCAGTTGAGTCAGCAGCTGCGTGAGAAAAACCAGCATAACGGCCTGCTGCTCAGCCGCCATATCGACCACAACGCTCAGGCACTGGCGGTGCTGAACAAACAGAATAAAACGCTGTACGGACCGGACGGACAGTCGCGCGCCGGCAGCCTGCTGGGGCGTAAAATCGGCGTTTAA
- the flgM gene encoding flagellar biosynthesis anti-sigma factor FlgM, with the protein MSIDRTQRLQAISAVQPRDTAAETPLKARKNAQAENGLSGTQVRLSDAQAQLMQPGSQDIDMTRVEAIKQAIRSGDLTMDAGKIADALLQEMQNDSQWNAGPR; encoded by the coding sequence ATGAGTATCGATCGCACCCAACGGCTGCAGGCCATTTCTGCCGTGCAGCCCCGTGACACCGCAGCGGAAACGCCGCTGAAAGCGCGTAAGAACGCCCAGGCGGAAAACGGCCTGAGCGGTACGCAGGTCAGGCTCAGCGATGCGCAGGCGCAGCTGATGCAGCCCGGCAGCCAGGATATCGACATGACCCGGGTCGAGGCGATTAAACAGGCGATTCGCAGCGGCGATCTCACCATGGACGCCGGCAAAATTGCCGACGCGCTGCTGCAGGAAATGCAAAACGACAGCCAGTGGAACGCCGGCCCGCGCTGA